A region from the Hydrogenimonas sp. genome encodes:
- a CDS encoding phosphopantetheine adenylyltransferase: MKKRSKRVIYPGTFDPITNGHLDIVKRAADLFDEIIVAVAKSSEKGPMFSHTRRLHMAEAACEDLPNVKVEGFSSLLVEFCRQRDATIIIRGLRAVSDFEYELQMGYANASLAPEIETVYLMPSLENAFISSSVVRAILKHDASCAHLLPPKVNRIIEESIKCI; this comes from the coding sequence ATGAAAAAGAGATCGAAAAGGGTTATATACCCCGGAACATTCGACCCGATAACCAACGGGCACCTGGATATCGTCAAGCGTGCCGCCGATCTCTTCGACGAGATCATAGTCGCAGTGGCGAAATCGAGCGAAAAGGGGCCGATGTTTTCTCATACCCGCAGGCTGCATATGGCCGAAGCTGCCTGTGAAGATCTTCCGAATGTAAAGGTAGAGGGCTTCTCCAGCCTGCTTGTGGAGTTTTGCCGCCAACGCGACGCAACGATTATCATAAGAGGGCTCAGGGCGGTAAGCGACTTCGAGTATGAGCTTCAGATGGGGTATGCAAACGCCTCTTTGGCACCGGAGATAGAGACGGTCTATCTTATGCCGAGCCTGGAGAATGCGTTCATCAGTTCATCGGTTGTAAGGGCAATTCTGAAACATGATGCCTCCTGCGCCCATCTGCTCCCTCCGAAAGTGAACAGGATAATAGAAGAGTCCATAAAATGTATATAG
- a CDS encoding UbiX family decarboxylase associated with menaquinone via futalosine produces the protein MRLVVAATGASGADLSRKVIERLPETVTAYTIVSENARVVMEHESNKLFDEGDIAAPVASGSFPTDAMIIAPCSMNTLAKIACGISDNLTTRAAAVMIKERRPLLLAPRELPFSAIALENMLKLSRLGVIIAPPVIAYYSGQTAIGQMEDFIVGKWFDLLGIEHSLYRRWRIEES, from the coding sequence ATGAGACTTGTCGTTGCAGCCACGGGTGCAAGCGGTGCCGATCTGAGCCGCAAAGTGATAGAGAGACTTCCCGAGACCGTTACCGCATATACGATCGTTTCGGAGAACGCCAGAGTGGTAATGGAGCATGAGTCCAACAAACTCTTCGACGAAGGCGACATAGCTGCACCCGTAGCTTCCGGCTCTTTTCCTACGGATGCCATGATAATAGCACCGTGCAGCATGAACACACTGGCCAAGATAGCCTGCGGAATATCAGACAACCTCACGACGAGAGCGGCGGCGGTAATGATAAAAGAGAGAAGGCCTCTGCTGCTTGCCCCCAGAGAGCTGCCGTTCAGCGCCATAGCACTGGAGAATATGCTTAAACTCTCCAGACTCGGAGTTATCATCGCTCCGCCCGTAATAGCCTACTACAGCGGCCAGACCGCTATCGGGCAGATGGAGGATTTCATAGTCGGAAAGTGGTTCGACCTTCTCGGTATCGAACACTCACTCTACAGACGTTGGAGAATAGAGGAGTCATGA
- a CDS encoding DNA-binding protein HU, translated as MKKAEFVQAVAEKAGLSKKDTEAVINAALETITEALASGKSVSFIGFGTFTTAERAARKAKVPGTDRVVDVPATRAVKFKVGKQLKEAVSK; from the coding sequence ATGAAAAAAGCTGAGTTTGTTCAGGCAGTTGCCGAAAAGGCAGGATTGTCGAAAAAAGATACTGAAGCGGTAATCAACGCTGCTCTAGAGACTATTACGGAAGCACTCGCCTCCGGTAAAAGCGTAAGCTTTATCGGATTCGGAACATTCACTACCGCAGAGCGTGCCGCAAGAAAGGCGAAGGTTCCCGGTACTGACCGTGTCGTCGACGTTCCTGCTACACGTGCAGTCAAGTTCAAAGTCGGCAAGCAACTCAAAGAAGCTGTTTCAAAATAA
- a CDS encoding flagellar hook-associated protein FlgL — MRITQNNFYNSFVADQQSIKQQLDRLNQQLSSGLKIKYGYEDPQIFTDTLRLDYEETTLTQAVNVSTDAQNFANNTDSVMFQFTDALTRFKTLLIQASNGANSDGNYFAISNEMKSLKEHMINLSNSSINGRYLFSGTALDTKPVDSEGVYHGNDGLMKAVVGAGVEVPYNIPGSDLFLGEDLNFSRKVTTNIPLKDVQTDTAVSLESTIADFTGKSDDYNFFIRGRNGDGSVFENSFTMTADKTVAELLGEIESSFTPESVDVTLENGYIQITDRQKGRSLLDFHLYAENSVDSSPVPFMESGFAGADASSYDNIDFAKSDSVTLTGNYSQIVKSDNSYAVRGTLLSDVAGASLAGGSLELSGTDRNGNAFSYTLDLDNPTDIFSNQINNSDGTPADSSTLTYGQLLDAVAVAVSGISDQGSFDANVAEARKWVDVYLDSKGRIVVEDKVGTDTQITFNMHDSKSGFATPGASALVFNANNALEIDDPKHDLFESLDLAIEAVESGMLYPEGTSAVNPRNPGIENALEKIDHVLEHVGKEHTRIGAMSNSLNYSVERNETLKLNVQTLRSEILDTDIGEATVKLNQLSLNYQALLASVAKVQNLSLVNYL, encoded by the coding sequence ATGAGAATAACACAGAACAACTTCTATAACAGTTTCGTCGCCGACCAGCAGAGTATCAAGCAGCAGCTCGACCGGTTGAATCAGCAGTTGTCTTCGGGGCTGAAGATCAAATACGGGTATGAAGACCCGCAGATATTCACCGATACGCTGCGCCTGGACTATGAAGAGACGACACTTACACAGGCTGTCAACGTATCCACAGATGCCCAGAACTTCGCAAACAATACCGACTCTGTCATGTTTCAGTTTACCGATGCGCTGACGCGCTTCAAGACACTTTTGATACAGGCGTCAAACGGTGCCAACTCCGACGGAAACTACTTCGCCATAAGCAACGAGATGAAGTCGCTCAAGGAGCATATGATCAACCTCTCAAACAGCTCCATCAACGGTAGGTACCTCTTTTCCGGGACCGCACTCGATACGAAACCGGTGGACAGCGAAGGGGTCTATCACGGTAACGACGGATTGATGAAAGCTGTTGTCGGGGCTGGTGTAGAGGTTCCTTACAATATTCCGGGCAGTGACCTGTTTCTTGGGGAGGATCTAAACTTCTCCAGAAAAGTTACAACGAACATACCTCTTAAAGATGTTCAGACAGATACCGCCGTCTCTCTTGAGAGTACGATAGCTGACTTCACCGGCAAGAGCGACGACTACAACTTCTTCATACGTGGCAGGAACGGTGACGGGAGTGTTTTTGAAAACTCCTTTACCATGACGGCGGACAAAACCGTAGCTGAACTGTTGGGTGAGATAGAGTCCAGTTTTACCCCGGAGAGTGTAGATGTGACTCTTGAAAACGGATATATTCAGATAACCGACAGGCAGAAAGGGAGGAGCCTTCTTGACTTTCACCTCTATGCCGAAAACAGTGTGGATTCGAGTCCGGTCCCTTTCATGGAGAGCGGTTTTGCCGGAGCGGACGCTTCATCGTATGACAATATAGATTTTGCGAAGAGCGACTCTGTAACGTTGACGGGAAACTACTCGCAGATAGTAAAGAGCGACAACTCCTATGCCGTAAGGGGAACTCTTCTTTCCGATGTCGCAGGCGCCTCGCTGGCCGGGGGGTCGCTGGAGCTCTCAGGTACAGATCGTAACGGCAATGCATTTTCATATACGCTTGATCTGGACAATCCGACAGATATCTTCTCTAACCAGATAAACAATAGCGACGGTACACCTGCGGACAGCTCCACGCTTACATACGGACAGCTGCTGGATGCCGTGGCGGTCGCCGTCTCGGGAATATCCGACCAGGGGAGTTTCGATGCCAATGTTGCGGAGGCAAGAAAGTGGGTGGATGTATACCTGGACAGTAAAGGGCGTATAGTGGTGGAAGATAAAGTGGGTACGGATACACAGATAACATTTAATATGCATGACTCCAAAAGCGGATTTGCGACACCGGGTGCATCTGCGCTGGTTTTCAATGCGAACAACGCACTGGAGATAGATGATCCGAAGCACGATCTTTTCGAATCTCTCGATCTCGCTATAGAGGCTGTAGAGAGCGGTATGCTCTACCCGGAAGGCACCTCTGCGGTCAACCCGAGAAACCCGGGCATAGAGAATGCCCTCGAGAAAATAGACCATGTTCTGGAGCATGTCGGAAAAGAGCACACCCGAATAGGTGCCATGTCCAATAGTCTCAACTACTCTGTAGAGAGAAATGAAACGCTCAAGCTTAACGTACAGACCCTCCGCTCGGAAATCTTAGATACCGATATCGGAGAGGCTACTGTAAAACTCAACCAGCTGAGCCTAAACTACCAGGCGCTGCTGGCTTCAGTCGCGAAAGTACAGAACCTCTCTTTGGTCAATTATCTTTAG
- a CDS encoding cell division protein FtsK translates to MTIAIFFLYGAIATLMPQSSMVGSLGTYIGRHNLELFGYLAYIDFIFLLYPLYRLYKLEKLEDFEIESFSAWLLFLFSLLILQALLFEPPHDGWVGGSIVGFLHPFIGDAGVWLFWLMTLTLSGVILWGESIHWKLSDIKEMFRVEERIAAAEPKRAAPMPKTEAEPEREPDNRELSRLEETDTAAGSESEPEEEIKKKQEERKEQSWEPEADEREEQSDSAKSEYPNIEIVQEIEENKRLLEQIDIGEQEKPKNFKLPKLDFLQKPPRRSREINEAEIDAKISDLLEKLSKFKIDGDVVRTYAGPVVTTFEFKPAAHIKVSKILNLQDDLAMALRAQTIRIQAPVPGKDVVGIEIPNKEVETIYLREILEDDIFKKSKSPLAIALGKDIVGKPFVTDLKKLPHLLIAGTTGSGKSVGINAMILSLLYRNSPDRLKLMMIDPKMLEFSIYNDIPHLLTPVITQPKKAITALSNMVGEMERRYKMMSQTRTKNIETYNEKAAKEKREELPYIVVVIDELADLMMTGGKDVEFSIARLAQMARASGIHLIVATQRPSVDVVTGLIKANLPSRISYKVGQKIDSKVILDTFGAESLLGKGDMLFTPPGGGGLIRLHAPWSSESEIETIVEYLKAQRPAEYDEHFLAESEEESLGGSGGTIDDIDPLFEEAKQIVLSDKKTSISYLQRRLQIGYNRAARIVEQLESLGVVSAPNAKGNREIIG, encoded by the coding sequence ATGACGATCGCAATATTCTTTCTCTACGGTGCGATAGCGACTCTCATGCCGCAAAGTTCAATGGTGGGATCGCTCGGTACCTATATAGGAAGACACAATCTCGAACTCTTCGGCTACCTGGCCTATATAGACTTCATTTTCCTTTTATATCCTCTCTACAGACTCTACAAGCTAGAAAAATTAGAGGATTTTGAAATAGAGAGCTTTTCCGCCTGGCTTCTCTTTCTCTTTTCGCTTCTTATTCTGCAGGCGCTTCTTTTCGAACCCCCTCACGACGGCTGGGTGGGCGGCAGTATAGTCGGATTTTTACACCCGTTTATAGGAGATGCCGGGGTATGGCTCTTCTGGCTTATGACCCTGACTCTCTCGGGAGTGATCTTGTGGGGGGAGTCCATACACTGGAAGCTCTCCGATATAAAAGAGATGTTTCGCGTCGAAGAGCGGATAGCTGCCGCTGAACCGAAGAGGGCTGCACCTATGCCGAAAACGGAGGCTGAACCTGAGAGAGAACCGGACAACCGGGAGTTATCGAGACTGGAAGAGACCGATACCGCAGCCGGTAGCGAGAGTGAACCGGAAGAGGAGATTAAAAAGAAGCAGGAGGAGCGGAAAGAGCAGAGTTGGGAGCCTGAAGCCGATGAAAGGGAAGAGCAGTCCGATTCCGCAAAGAGTGAATATCCAAACATCGAGATAGTGCAGGAGATAGAGGAGAACAAAAGGCTGCTCGAACAGATAGATATAGGTGAGCAGGAGAAGCCCAAAAACTTCAAACTCCCCAAACTCGACTTCCTTCAAAAGCCGCCAAGAAGAAGCAGAGAGATCAATGAAGCGGAGATAGACGCCAAGATAAGCGATCTGCTGGAGAAGCTCTCGAAGTTCAAGATAGACGGGGATGTGGTTCGTACCTATGCCGGCCCCGTGGTCACGACCTTCGAGTTCAAGCCGGCTGCGCATATCAAGGTTTCCAAAATTCTCAATCTGCAGGATGACCTTGCAATGGCCCTGCGTGCGCAGACCATCCGCATACAGGCTCCCGTCCCGGGTAAAGATGTCGTCGGTATAGAGATTCCAAACAAAGAGGTGGAGACGATATATCTAAGAGAGATTCTGGAGGACGATATATTCAAAAAATCCAAATCCCCTCTGGCTATCGCACTCGGAAAGGATATCGTCGGCAAGCCGTTCGTGACCGATCTCAAAAAGCTGCCCCACCTCTTGATAGCCGGAACGACCGGTAGCGGCAAGAGTGTCGGGATAAACGCGATGATTTTGAGCCTTCTCTACAGAAACTCCCCCGACAGGCTGAAGCTGATGATGATAGATCCGAAGATGCTGGAGTTCTCCATATACAACGATATACCGCATCTGCTAACCCCGGTCATTACCCAGCCGAAAAAGGCTATTACGGCTCTTTCCAACATGGTCGGTGAGATGGAGCGCCGCTACAAGATGATGAGCCAGACAAGAACGAAAAATATCGAGACCTACAATGAGAAGGCGGCAAAAGAGAAGCGTGAAGAGCTTCCCTATATCGTCGTGGTCATAGACGAGTTGGCGGATCTGATGATGACGGGCGGAAAGGATGTCGAGTTCTCCATAGCCAGGCTGGCGCAGATGGCGAGGGCGAGCGGTATACATCTTATAGTAGCTACACAGAGGCCGAGTGTGGATGTGGTTACGGGACTGATAAAGGCGAACCTCCCTTCCAGAATCAGCTACAAAGTGGGACAGAAGATCGACTCGAAGGTTATACTCGATACGTTCGGCGCCGAATCTCTGCTTGGCAAGGGAGATATGCTCTTTACGCCCCCGGGCGGCGGGGGATTGATCCGCCTCCATGCGCCTTGGAGCAGCGAGAGTGAGATAGAGACCATAGTCGAGTATCTGAAAGCGCAGCGCCCGGCTGAGTACGATGAGCATTTCCTTGCCGAAAGCGAGGAGGAGTCGTTAGGCGGGTCAGGCGGTACGATAGACGATATAGACCCGCTTTTCGAAGAGGCGAAACAGATCGTTCTGAGCGACAAAAAGACCAGTATCAGCTATCTTCAAAGACGCCTTCAGATCGGGTACAACAGGGCCGCCAGGATCGTCGAACAGCTCGAGAGCCTGGGAGTGGTTTCGGCTCCGAATGCGAAAGGGAACAGGGAGATAATCGGCTGA
- a CDS encoding cytochrome c551 peroxidase gives MVRTIILISLLLASSSASNMSLWLRPDSVPVPEENPLTKEKIELGKLLFFDPRLSRNDTVSCATCHIPYYYWTDRLPKAVGVDGRKGKRNTPTIINSGYLNTLFWDARANSLEEQALGPVEAKAEMDLKPEELVQKLKKIEGYVTLFERAYPGRGITKETIAGAIASFERTVVSKETPFDRWVKGDKSAISDEAKEGYEIFVDEGHCKSCHNGFNFTNESLNNIALGDDDPGAYVLNKNPIWRGSFKTPTLRNVAETSPYFHDGSVHTLEEAVYICGNGGRYKDLKGRSPFFRDRGLSMEQVRKVVKFLETLTEERPKIVPPEKFPR, from the coding sequence ATGGTTAGAACGATCATACTCATCTCTCTTCTTCTTGCATCATCGTCCGCTTCCAATATGAGCCTCTGGCTCCGTCCCGACTCCGTTCCGGTTCCGGAAGAAAATCCCCTCACCAAAGAGAAGATTGAGCTTGGAAAGCTGCTCTTTTTCGATCCCAGGCTCTCCAGAAACGACACGGTTTCATGCGCCACATGCCACATACCGTACTACTACTGGACCGATAGGCTGCCCAAAGCGGTCGGAGTAGACGGCCGCAAGGGAAAAAGGAATACACCTACCATCATAAACAGCGGCTACCTCAACACTCTCTTCTGGGATGCAAGGGCGAACTCCCTGGAGGAGCAGGCACTCGGCCCCGTAGAGGCGAAAGCGGAGATGGATCTCAAACCGGAAGAGCTTGTGCAGAAGCTGAAGAAAATAGAAGGTTACGTCACACTTTTCGAGAGGGCCTATCCGGGCAGGGGTATCACCAAAGAGACCATAGCGGGTGCCATAGCGTCGTTCGAGCGGACCGTCGTATCGAAAGAGACGCCTTTCGACAGGTGGGTAAAGGGGGATAAGAGTGCGATCAGCGATGAGGCGAAAGAGGGTTATGAAATATTTGTCGACGAGGGGCACTGTAAGTCCTGCCACAACGGATTCAACTTTACAAACGAGAGCCTCAACAACATAGCACTCGGCGACGACGACCCCGGTGCCTATGTTTTGAACAAAAACCCTATCTGGAGAGGCAGCTTCAAGACCCCTACACTCAGGAATGTAGCTGAAACTTCCCCCTATTTTCACGACGGATCGGTCCATACCCTGGAGGAGGCGGTCTATATTTGCGGCAACGGCGGCAGGTACAAGGATCTTAAAGGGCGTTCACCATTTTTCAGAGATAGAGGGTTGAGCATGGAGCAGGTCAGAAAGGTGGTAAAGTTTCTGGAGACCCTGACGGAGGAGCGGCCGAAGATAGTACCGCCGGAAAAGTTCCCCCGGTAA
- a CDS encoding NnrS protein has protein sequence MVSEWYKKFSSQPHQPFFAAGFTLFIFFITLLLLLYTGTMPIDSSVFKLHAYPMIFLVFIQFFLGFLFVVFPRFLMQALIQPAVYMRHFYLFASGSVLYIAGLLFFEPLLPIAALTILAAQINSFALLLSIYRKSIVKDKYDTRWILIAFGCGIAANIVAVIYLIAPDYPILQKSAVNIGFYLFLFLLIFTVSQRMIPHFTEVKVEGYRVKKSRNLMEILFALLLLKLSFTLSGAVEYEFAADIPLLIFFVREFLLWKLPVSKVPPIIWVLYLSLAWIPAAFAISAAESLTIFFDGTVLFEKAALHAIAVGYFLTVLIGFATRVVLGHSGRVPTADRTAVAIFFFAQVAALSRVAAAFSLNFGGYTTMIAVSAALTLALLLAWCLKYFRILAITF, from the coding sequence ATGGTCTCAGAATGGTATAAAAAATTCTCATCTCAGCCGCATCAGCCGTTTTTTGCGGCCGGTTTCACTCTTTTTATCTTTTTCATAACCCTTTTACTGCTTCTTTATACCGGAACCATGCCGATAGACTCTTCGGTTTTCAAGCTGCACGCATACCCGATGATCTTCCTCGTCTTCATTCAGTTCTTTCTCGGATTTCTCTTTGTCGTATTCCCCAGGTTCCTGATGCAGGCTCTCATTCAGCCGGCGGTATATATGCGGCACTTCTATCTCTTTGCATCCGGTTCCGTTCTCTATATTGCGGGGCTTCTCTTTTTCGAGCCCCTTCTTCCGATAGCCGCTCTCACGATTCTGGCCGCCCAGATAAACTCCTTTGCGCTGCTTCTCTCCATATACAGAAAAAGCATCGTAAAGGATAAATACGATACACGGTGGATACTGATAGCCTTCGGATGCGGGATTGCCGCCAATATAGTTGCCGTAATATACCTGATTGCCCCGGACTATCCGATTTTGCAGAAAAGTGCCGTAAACATAGGTTTCTATCTCTTTCTTTTTCTACTCATTTTTACCGTAAGCCAGAGGATGATACCCCATTTTACGGAGGTCAAGGTAGAGGGGTACAGAGTCAAAAAGAGCAGGAATCTTATGGAGATACTCTTTGCCTTGCTGCTTTTGAAGCTATCATTCACCCTCTCCGGTGCGGTCGAATATGAATTTGCGGCCGATATTCCGCTTCTTATCTTTTTTGTGAGGGAGTTTCTTCTCTGGAAACTTCCGGTATCGAAGGTACCGCCTATAATCTGGGTTCTCTATCTCTCGCTGGCGTGGATACCGGCGGCGTTCGCCATATCAGCCGCCGAGTCGCTTACTATCTTCTTCGACGGAACGGTTCTGTTTGAAAAGGCGGCGCTCCATGCGATCGCCGTCGGCTACTTCCTGACGGTTCTGATAGGTTTTGCGACAAGAGTCGTACTCGGCCACTCCGGACGTGTACCTACCGCTGACAGAACAGCGGTCGCCATATTCTTTTTTGCACAGGTTGCCGCACTATCCAGGGTCGCCGCCGCATTTTCACTGAATTTCGGCGGATACACTACGATGATAGCCGTAAGTGCGGCGCTCACCCTGGCCCTGCTGCTGGCATGGTGCCTGAAATATTTCAGGATTCTTGCAATAACATTTTAG
- a CDS encoding thiol peroxidase, Tpx-type, which translates to MATTKLKGNEVKLAGNEVNVGDIAPVVKVTDRDLGEIQIGGQQGKAQIVVVVPSLDTDVCAAETRRFNEEAAKIENAEVVVVSMDLPFAMKRFCTTEGIENLKTASDYKNRDFAEAYGVLIAEGPLAGLTCRAVFIIDANGVVTYKQIVPEITEEPDYEEVLNAAKAATSTSCCGTCQ; encoded by the coding sequence ATGGCAACTACAAAACTGAAGGGGAACGAAGTCAAACTGGCCGGCAATGAAGTGAATGTCGGAGATATAGCACCTGTAGTCAAGGTAACGGATAGAGATCTCGGGGAGATTCAGATAGGCGGCCAGCAGGGTAAAGCACAGATCGTAGTGGTTGTACCCTCTTTGGATACGGATGTATGTGCGGCGGAGACCAGGAGATTCAACGAAGAGGCGGCGAAGATAGAGAATGCCGAAGTGGTAGTGGTATCGATGGACCTCCCTTTCGCCATGAAGCGTTTCTGTACAACCGAGGGGATAGAGAACCTGAAAACCGCAAGTGACTACAAGAACAGAGATTTTGCCGAAGCATACGGGGTACTGATAGCCGAGGGGCCGCTTGCCGGACTCACATGCAGGGCGGTATTTATAATAGACGCCAACGGAGTCGTGACTTATAAGCAGATTGTGCCGGAGATTACCGAAGAGCCCGACTACGAAGAGGTACTCAACGCGGCGAAAGCCGCAACTTCCACAAGCTGCTGCGGAACTTGTCAATAG
- a CDS encoding aconitate hydratase 2: MGFMADYEKHVKEREALGVPPLPLTAEQTAQVIELLKEIPIVEEEKLLDLLENRVPPGVDDAAYVKAAFLNDIVQGNAKSAAISPLRAVKMLGMMLGGFNVKPLIDALEHKDEEIAKEAANQLKHTMLVYDSFNDVKELADKGNKYAKEVLQSWADAEWFTSRPELPEEITVTVFKVPGETNTDDLSPASEAFTRSDIPLHANSMLGAKMEDPIGTIKKLKEKGYPVAYVGDVVGTGSSRKSGINSVQWHLGEDIPGVPNKRTGGIVIGGIIAPIFFNTAEDSGALPIEAPVDRLETGDVITIKPYEGKIYKDGEVVSEFKLKPNTLPDEFRAGGRIPLIIGRNLTRKAREALGLGEENIFARPEQPEGKEGVGYTLAQKMVGKACGLEGVRPGMYVEPEVSTVGSQDTTGPMTRDEIKELAALSFGADLVLQSFCHTAAYPKPSDVKLQHTLPPFWTSRGGVILRPGDGIIHSWLNRMVLPDTVGTGGDSHTRFPIGISFPAGSGLVAFAAVTGTMPLNMPESVLVRFKGELQPGITLRDLVNAIPYAAIKEGLLTVEKKGKKNIFAGRVLEIEGLPFLKCEQAFELSDASAERSAAACTVKLDKEPVIEYINSNIKLLEAMIENGYEDKRTIQRRIDNMKKWLENPQLMEADENAEYAAVIEIDLNEITEPIVACPNDPDDVATLSEVLADPKRPKNIDEVFVGSCMTNIGVFRALGEVLRGKGQVPTRLWVVPPTKMDEKELIEEGYYAVYGAAGARTEIPGCSLCMGNQARVHDNAVVFSTSTRNFDNRLGKGAQVYLGSAELAAVCALLGRIPSKEEYLDIVPQAIAGKEEDVYKYLNFHEVDKETLDYMVG, encoded by the coding sequence ATGGGTTTTATGGCCGATTATGAAAAGCATGTGAAAGAGCGTGAGGCGCTCGGTGTACCTCCGCTCCCGCTGACTGCGGAGCAGACGGCTCAGGTGATTGAGCTATTGAAAGAGATACCTATCGTTGAAGAGGAGAAGCTTCTCGACCTTCTGGAAAACCGTGTACCGCCGGGTGTGGACGATGCCGCCTATGTCAAAGCGGCTTTCTTGAACGATATAGTACAGGGAAATGCAAAGTCGGCCGCCATCTCTCCCCTGCGTGCTGTCAAAATGCTGGGAATGATGCTGGGTGGATTCAACGTCAAACCCCTTATAGACGCCCTCGAACACAAAGATGAAGAGATCGCGAAAGAGGCTGCCAACCAGTTGAAGCATACGATGCTCGTATATGACAGCTTCAACGACGTCAAGGAGCTCGCAGACAAAGGTAACAAGTACGCCAAAGAGGTACTGCAGAGCTGGGCCGATGCAGAGTGGTTCACCAGCAGACCAGAGCTTCCGGAGGAGATTACGGTAACCGTTTTCAAGGTTCCAGGCGAAACGAATACGGACGACCTCTCTCCCGCGAGCGAGGCTTTCACCAGAAGCGACATCCCCCTTCACGCAAACAGTATGCTCGGTGCGAAGATGGAAGATCCTATCGGGACTATCAAAAAGCTGAAAGAGAAGGGGTATCCAGTAGCTTACGTCGGTGATGTCGTAGGTACCGGATCAAGCCGCAAATCTGGTATCAACTCCGTTCAGTGGCACCTTGGGGAGGATATTCCGGGCGTTCCTAACAAGAGAACCGGCGGTATCGTCATAGGCGGTATCATAGCCCCCATCTTCTTCAATACCGCCGAAGATTCCGGGGCACTTCCGATAGAGGCTCCTGTAGATAGACTCGAAACCGGTGACGTTATAACAATCAAACCATACGAGGGTAAAATATATAAAGATGGAGAGGTCGTAAGCGAGTTCAAACTCAAACCGAACACTCTTCCGGACGAGTTCCGTGCCGGCGGACGTATTCCGCTCATTATCGGGCGAAACCTGACCAGGAAAGCGCGTGAAGCCCTCGGCCTCGGCGAAGAGAACATATTTGCCCGCCCCGAGCAGCCGGAGGGGAAAGAGGGTGTCGGTTACACTCTCGCACAGAAGATGGTAGGTAAAGCGTGCGGTCTTGAAGGAGTGCGCCCCGGTATGTACGTGGAGCCCGAAGTTTCTACTGTCGGAAGCCAGGACACTACCGGCCCCATGACACGTGACGAGATAAAGGAGCTTGCGGCTCTCAGCTTCGGTGCAGACCTTGTTCTGCAATCATTCTGCCATACCGCGGCCTATCCGAAGCCTTCGGATGTAAAGCTTCAGCATACACTACCTCCGTTCTGGACCAGCCGCGGCGGCGTCATTCTCAGGCCGGGTGACGGTATCATCCACAGCTGGCTAAACCGAATGGTACTGCCCGATACCGTCGGAACGGGCGGAGACAGCCATACCCGCTTCCCCATAGGAATCAGTTTCCCCGCCGGGTCCGGACTAGTGGCTTTCGCGGCTGTAACAGGTACCATGCCTCTGAACATGCCGGAGTCGGTTCTCGTACGCTTCAAAGGTGAGCTGCAGCCCGGCATCACTCTAAGAGACCTCGTCAACGCAATACCGTATGCGGCTATAAAAGAGGGTTTGCTCACTGTCGAGAAGAAGGGTAAAAAGAATATCTTCGCCGGTCGAGTTCTCGAGATAGAAGGGCTCCCCTTCCTGAAGTGCGAGCAGGCTTTCGAACTTTCGGACGCATCGGCCGAAAGGAGTGCCGCGGCATGTACGGTCAAGCTCGACAAAGAGCCGGTCATCGAGTATATCAACTCCAACATCAAACTCCTGGAGGCGATGATCGAGAACGGGTATGAAGATAAGCGGACGATTCAACGCCGAATCGACAATATGAAAAAGTGGCTCGAAAATCCGCAACTCATGGAGGCTGATGAAAATGCCGAGTATGCAGCTGTTATCGAGATAGATTTGAACGAGATAACCGAACCTATCGTAGCCTGCCCCAACGATCCTGACGACGTCGCTACACTCAGTGAAGTTCTTGCCGATCCCAAGAGGCCGAAAAATATTGATGAAGTCTTCGTAGGCTCCTGTATGACCAACATAGGTGTCTTCCGTGCACTGGGTGAAGTCCTTCGGGGCAAGGGCCAGGTCCCGACACGCCTCTGGGTCGTACCTCCCACGAAAATGGATGAGAAGGAGCTTATCGAAGAGGGTTACTATGCCGTCTACGGCGCAGCGGGAGCCAGAACTGAGATTCCCGGATGCTCTCTGTGCATGGGTAACCAGGCACGCGTTCACGACAATGCGGTCGTATTCTCCACATCTACCAGGAACTTCGACAACCGCCTCGGAAAAGGTGCGCAGGTCTATCTAGGAAGTGCCGAGCTCGCTGCCGTATGTGCGCTTCTGGGAAGGATACCTTCCAAAGAGGAGTACCTCGATATCGTACCGCAGGCTATCGCGGGCAAAGAGGAGGATGTCTACAAATATCTGAACTTCCACGAGGTGGACAAAGAGACTCTCGACTATATGGTGGGCTGA